The genomic segment CATATAATAACGGATTCTAAATTGTAACCAAGCATCCCCGATCGGTTCTATACCTGATTCATAACTAGAAAGTTTCTCCGGCCCCTTCGTAATTGGAGATAAAACCCCGGAAATTAGAAATGCCAAAACAGGAATAGCACTTGATATTATTAAAAATGCCCAGAAAATATCATATTCGTAAAGCAGAAACATAGACGAACTCCTATGAATGTGGAAAAAATACCCGCTTAGTCAATTCCAATCGGAGTGGATTGGGCAAGGTATATATAACTCTTGCGTCAAAACAAAAATTCAGGTTAATCGAATCATTTATTTTCGTTTGGTTGCTGTGGTAGACGTC from the Brassica napus chloroplast, complete genome genome contains:
- the ndhC gene encoding NADH dehydrogenase subunit 3, with the protein product MFLLYEYDIFWAFLIISSAIPVLAFLISGVLSPITKGPEKLSSYESGIEPIGDAWLQFRIRYYMFALVFVVFDVETVFLYPWAMSFDVLGVSAFIEAFIFVLILILGLVYAWRKGALEWS